The Gemmatimonas sp. genome includes a window with the following:
- a CDS encoding Xaa-Pro aminopeptidase: MHRSLTWVLFAALASVAPFVTAAGQRPVGAPPAVARAEFAARRVALASALVGDGVILALGGREPREDYVSFFQATNFYYLTGMREPDAALVGVKQGASVAWTVFVQPKEPSREVWTGNRVGPENAEATWGVRGRSMAELDAVVDSLLRASVAPTLQVVADLGFANRLTLDDQYIAAVKLRVPALPVRNIAREVGKLRAYKSDAELALITRATTITVVAHADAAKAVKADGFEYEVQADLERAFRRQGAERPSFSSIVGSGPNGTTLHYNANNRQMKRGEMVVVDIGASFDGYAADMTRSYPVGGQFTLEQRAVYQVVRDAQAAAERQARGGRRAGLMSDSSNAVLAAGLARLGLIESPDATYDCSADGKSQCKQYRLFYMHGLGHGIGLEVHDPDRYEVDGTLQPGSVFTIEPGIYVRENVLDVLPKTERNSALSAKLAAAVRRFRNIGVRIEDDYLIARDGSLEWLTKSPREIREIEAAMRAASSRGSRGQSRCKPALKDK, translated from the coding sequence ATGCATCGTTCGCTCACGTGGGTTCTCTTCGCCGCCCTCGCCTCCGTGGCGCCGTTCGTCACCGCGGCCGGGCAGCGGCCTGTGGGTGCGCCGCCGGCTGTTGCGCGCGCGGAGTTTGCGGCGCGGCGTGTGGCGTTGGCGTCGGCGCTGGTTGGCGATGGCGTCATTCTGGCACTGGGCGGTCGTGAGCCGCGCGAGGATTACGTCAGCTTTTTTCAGGCGACGAATTTCTACTACCTCACCGGCATGCGCGAGCCGGATGCGGCGCTGGTGGGGGTGAAGCAGGGCGCGTCGGTGGCGTGGACGGTGTTCGTGCAACCGAAGGAGCCGTCGCGCGAAGTGTGGACGGGGAATCGCGTGGGTCCGGAGAACGCCGAGGCCACGTGGGGCGTGCGCGGGCGCTCGATGGCGGAGTTGGATGCGGTGGTGGATTCGCTGCTGCGGGCGTCGGTGGCGCCGACGTTGCAGGTGGTGGCCGACCTCGGGTTCGCAAACCGTCTCACGCTCGACGATCAGTACATCGCGGCGGTGAAGTTGCGCGTGCCTGCACTCCCGGTGCGCAACATTGCGCGTGAGGTGGGCAAGCTGCGGGCGTACAAGAGTGACGCCGAGTTGGCGTTGATCACGCGCGCGACGACGATCACGGTGGTTGCGCACGCCGATGCGGCCAAGGCGGTGAAGGCTGATGGGTTCGAGTACGAAGTGCAGGCTGATCTCGAACGCGCGTTCCGTAGGCAGGGCGCCGAGCGGCCGAGTTTCTCGAGCATCGTGGGATCGGGTCCGAATGGCACGACGCTGCACTACAACGCCAACAACCGGCAGATGAAGCGCGGCGAGATGGTAGTGGTCGACATCGGCGCCAGCTTCGATGGCTACGCGGCTGACATGACGCGCTCGTATCCGGTGGGCGGACAGTTCACGCTCGAGCAGCGCGCGGTGTATCAGGTGGTGCGCGATGCGCAGGCCGCGGCCGAACGTCAGGCCCGCGGCGGACGTCGCGCGGGGTTGATGAGCGATTCGTCGAATGCGGTGCTCGCTGCAGGACTGGCGCGCTTGGGTCTCATCGAGTCACCCGACGCCACCTACGACTGCTCGGCCGACGGCAAGAGCCAGTGCAAGCAGTATCGCTTGTTCTACATGCACGGACTCGGACACGGCATCGGACTCGAAGTGCACGATCCCGATCGCTACGAGGTAGACGGGACGCTGCAACCGGGATCGGTGTTCACGATCGAACCGGGGATTTATGTGCGCGAGAACGTATTGGACGTGCTGCCGAAGACGGAGCGGAATAGTGCGCTGTCGGCGAAGCTCGCGGCTGCCGTGCGCAGGTTCCGCAACATCGGCGTGCGCATCGAGGACGATTATCTGATTGCGCGCGACGGGAGTTTGGAGTGGCTCACGAAGAGCCCGCGCGAGATTCGGGAGATTGAAGCGGCGATGAGGGCGGCAAGTTCAAGGGGTTCAAGGGGTCAGAGTCGTTGTAAGCCGGCGTTAAAAGACAAGTAA
- a CDS encoding AbrB/MazE/SpoVT family DNA-binding domain-containing protein, with protein MDPIELKVARIGNSRGVRLPAKTLERYGIGDRVIMEETADGILLRPDRTATPKLTWQDTARAMAATSDESWSEWDAVASDGLTDITWDRPPMRRVADSKAEYLARDKKKPK; from the coding sequence ATGGACCCCATCGAACTCAAAGTCGCCCGGATCGGCAACTCCCGCGGCGTTCGCCTGCCGGCCAAGACGTTGGAGCGCTATGGCATCGGCGATCGCGTGATCATGGAAGAAACCGCCGATGGCATCTTGCTCCGGCCGGATCGCACCGCGACGCCCAAGCTGACGTGGCAGGACACCGCCAGAGCGATGGCCGCTACGAGTGACGAGAGCTGGAGTGAATGGGACGCCGTTGCATCCGACGGCCTCACCGACATCACGTGGGACCGCCCGCCCATGCGCCGCGTGGCCGATTCGAAGGCCGAATATCTCGCGCGCGATAAGAAGAAGCCGAAGTGA
- a CDS encoding type II toxin-antitoxin system PemK/MazF family toxin, whose amino-acid sequence MKRYDVCWAQLDPTIGSEIAKTRPVVIVSLDVLNDTLETVTVCPLTSVLHPTWRTRLAVRVARKHAEIAVDQIRTISKSRIGAKLGALSAADATALRVLITAMYGTRE is encoded by the coding sequence GTGAAACGCTACGATGTCTGCTGGGCGCAGCTCGACCCCACGATCGGATCAGAGATCGCGAAGACTCGGCCGGTGGTGATCGTCAGTCTCGACGTTCTCAACGACACGCTGGAGACGGTGACGGTCTGTCCGCTCACTTCGGTGCTGCATCCGACCTGGCGCACTCGCCTCGCGGTGCGCGTGGCCAGAAAGCACGCTGAAATCGCGGTCGATCAGATCCGCACGATCAGCAAGTCACGCATCGGCGCCAAACTCGGCGCGCTCTCGGCCGCAGATGCGACGGCGCTCCGTGTGCTGATCACGGCAATGTACGGGACACGGGAGTGA
- a CDS encoding endonuclease/exonuclease/phosphatase family protein, whose product MNLHLETARKGLESLLGNEGLIPDNATGVPSPEEEQRASGNGEDRVALNARIRESEAERASVWSARKMDEIPIVVAGDFNMPVESSIYQRYWSGLTNAFDRKGLGFGFSKHEGTLLRLRIDHVLSAPKWFKVRGAWVGADVGSDHRPMIADLATVATARIR is encoded by the coding sequence GTGAATTTGCATCTCGAGACGGCGCGCAAAGGACTCGAGTCGCTACTGGGCAACGAAGGTTTGATTCCCGACAACGCGACCGGTGTGCCGAGCCCGGAAGAGGAGCAGCGCGCGAGCGGAAACGGCGAAGATCGCGTGGCGCTGAACGCACGCATCCGTGAGAGTGAGGCCGAGCGCGCGTCGGTGTGGTCGGCGCGCAAGATGGACGAGATCCCGATCGTGGTGGCCGGCGACTTCAACATGCCGGTGGAGAGTTCGATCTACCAGCGCTACTGGAGCGGCCTCACCAACGCCTTCGACCGCAAGGGACTGGGCTTCGGCTTCAGCAAGCACGAAGGCACGCTGCTGCGATTGCGCATTGACCACGTACTGAGCGCGCCGAAATGGTTCAAGGTGCGCGGGGCCTGGGTGGGCGCGGATGTGGGGTCGGACCACCGGCCGATGATCGCAGACCTGGCCACGGTGGCAACCGCGCGAATTCGCTAG
- a CDS encoding YggT family protein, with protein MLGSLVGVLDLLLGVLRPAVFVAGAFAAVAAVVSYSVRTRKISPFSPFARFTRDKVDPWLIAPMERRIMRAGGTPYAAPWWALAAVIVGGLILLSAVGFVRDQLMMLAYMSGSGASLAALLVRWTFGILKLALFARVISSWVGGSPYSKWWRWSYVLTEWFLAPLRQVIPTIGMIDITVLIAYFGLGIIESVITSALL; from the coding sequence ATGCTCGGATCCCTCGTCGGTGTTCTCGATTTGCTCCTCGGCGTGCTGCGCCCCGCGGTCTTCGTGGCGGGCGCCTTTGCCGCCGTCGCGGCCGTGGTGTCGTACAGCGTACGCACCCGCAAGATCTCGCCCTTCTCCCCCTTCGCGCGCTTCACCCGCGACAAGGTGGACCCGTGGCTGATCGCCCCCATGGAGCGCCGCATCATGCGCGCCGGCGGCACGCCGTACGCCGCCCCCTGGTGGGCCCTGGCCGCCGTGATCGTGGGTGGACTCATCCTGCTCTCGGCCGTGGGCTTCGTGCGCGATCAGCTCATGATGCTGGCGTACATGAGCGGCTCCGGCGCATCGCTGGCGGCGCTGCTGGTACGCTGGACATTCGGCATCCTCAAGCTCGCGCTGTTCGCCCGCGTGATCTCGAGCTGGGTCGGCGGCAGCCCGTACTCCAAGTGGTGGCGCTGGTCGTACGTGCTTACCGAATGGTTTCTCGCGCCGCTGCGCCAGGTCATCCCGACGATCGGCATGATCGATATCACGGTGTTGATCGCGTACTTCGGGCTCGGGATCATAGAGAGTGTGATTACGAGCGCCCTCTTATGA
- a CDS encoding type II toxin-antitoxin system PemK/MazF family toxin: MSSVERQAMPSRGDVWMVDLSPTRGREQDGMRPALVLSVDKFNQGPADLVIVVPITKTERRIPTHVLVPAGEAGLTFDSYIKCEDLRSISKDRLVRRMGEVTYPRIESVQKYVRVLLGL, from the coding sequence ATGAGTAGCGTCGAGCGACAGGCCATGCCCTCACGCGGCGACGTGTGGATGGTTGACCTCAGCCCGACGCGGGGCCGCGAGCAGGACGGCATGCGGCCGGCGCTCGTCCTCTCGGTGGACAAGTTCAATCAAGGCCCGGCCGACTTGGTGATCGTAGTGCCCATAACGAAGACCGAGCGCCGAATTCCCACCCATGTACTTGTGCCGGCCGGTGAGGCGGGATTGACGTTCGACAGCTACATCAAGTGCGAGGACCTGCGTTCGATCTCCAAAGATCGACTGGTGCGCCGCATGGGTGAGGTCACCTACCCGAGAATCGAAAGCGTACAGAAGTACGTCCGCGTTCTACTGGGGCTTTAG
- a CDS encoding VanZ family protein, translated as MLLVLLATLAPYGAIDVASMPPRWCLACGGLWLTDGISNVVLFAPFGLALAMLGLRWWVVLLLSAGFSLGVEWLQSIGVPPARSAAWADVVANGLGGLVGVWVLALRGWLFPASWRVAVRLAWGWAAGVVLLFALTSAALGPRSGELDAPWGESALDRTARTTYGVSALPFTPGHGWFGGLADTLVVNGFTTTHRGTGPLMVAVSREPATVAMRVVLRGREEGGALVPIGYLHVSRGEAGDSSAVAFVGEEDLAAKLVVTRRAWDWGLAMPTLSLPGVFAGRSVADPRPVVLEAWSAPDTLRLSATSAAFTGSRAMALTPVIGWALIQTVFSIGGNFELLAHICWLAALMVPIGWWGIQAAARSGRVLGIAMLWLWVGAAAMPRFFGVAPIGARDWVIMMALLAAGAAAGRYAVRRS; from the coding sequence GTGCTGCTCGTACTGCTTGCTACGCTGGCGCCGTATGGGGCGATTGATGTGGCGAGTATGCCGCCGCGGTGGTGTTTGGCGTGCGGTGGTTTGTGGCTGACGGACGGCATCAGCAACGTGGTGTTGTTTGCGCCCTTTGGGTTGGCGCTCGCGATGTTGGGGCTGCGGTGGTGGGTGGTGCTGCTGCTTTCGGCGGGGTTTTCGCTGGGGGTGGAGTGGCTGCAGTCGATTGGTGTGCCGCCGGCGCGCTCGGCGGCTTGGGCGGATGTGGTGGCGAATGGGTTGGGTGGATTGGTGGGGGTGTGGGTGCTGGCGCTGCGGGGGTGGCTGTTTCCGGCGTCATGGCGGGTGGCGGTGCGACTGGCTTGGGGGTGGGCGGCTGGGGTGGTGCTGCTTTTCGCGCTCACCAGTGCGGCGCTGGGGCCGCGGTCGGGGGAGCTTGATGCGCCGTGGGGGGAGTCGGCGCTCGACCGCACGGCGCGCACGACGTACGGCGTGAGTGCGCTGCCGTTTACGCCGGGGCATGGGTGGTTTGGCGGGCTTGCCGACACGCTGGTGGTGAACGGCTTCACGACCACGCATCGCGGGACAGGGCCGCTCATGGTGGCGGTGTCGCGCGAGCCGGCCACGGTGGCCATGCGGGTGGTGCTGCGCGGGCGCGAAGAGGGGGGCGCGTTGGTGCCGATCGGGTATCTGCACGTGTCCAGAGGCGAAGCCGGCGACTCGTCGGCGGTGGCCTTCGTGGGCGAGGAAGACCTGGCAGCGAAGCTGGTAGTCACGCGACGGGCGTGGGACTGGGGGCTGGCCATGCCGACGCTCTCGCTGCCGGGGGTTTTCGCCGGGCGCTCGGTGGCCGACCCGCGGCCGGTGGTGCTCGAGGCGTGGAGCGCGCCGGATACGCTGCGGCTGTCGGCCACGTCGGCGGCGTTCACGGGATCACGGGCGATGGCGCTGACGCCGGTGATCGGGTGGGCGCTGATCCAGACCGTGTTCTCAATCGGTGGGAATTTCGAGCTATTGGCGCATATCTGCTGGCTTGCTGCGTTGATGGTGCCGATCGGATGGTGGGGAATTCAGGCTGCCGCACGGAGTGGGCGCGTGCTGGGCATCGCGATGCTGTGGCTCTGGGTGGGCGCGGCGGCCATGCCTCGGTTCTTCGGCGTGGCGCCGATCGGGGCGCGCGACTGGGTGATCATGATGGCGCTACTGGCCGCAGGCGCTGCGGCGGGGCGCTACGCGGTGCGGCGAAGTTGA
- a CDS encoding acyl-CoA dehydrogenase family protein, which yields MTAPSSSDLTRAPLTMFSEEEELFRAAVADLAEQEVRPRVREMEDAGKIDPALTAKFVELGLMGIELPDEFGGAGGSLMMVAIAVEELSKVDASAAIQVDVQNTLVNYPLYRYGNAEQRARILPRMTAGTIGAYALSEPGSGSDAFGLATRAEKVDGGWTLNGSKAWITNGGEADVFVVFANTRPDMGYKGITAFIVERGATGFSVGKKEHKLGICASSTTSLHFENTFVSDANVLGDVGTGYKIAIETLNEGRIGIGAQMIGVAQGAMTAAVAHLKERKQFGKSLAEFQGIQFQVAQAATELEAARLMVYNAARLKDAGQDIAREGAMAKLYSSQMAERVTSLCVELFGGYGYTREYPVEKFYRDAKIGTIYEGTSNMQLQTIAKAVLR from the coding sequence ATGACTGCTCCGTCTTCTTCCGACCTCACCCGCGCCCCCCTCACGATGTTCTCCGAGGAGGAGGAGCTGTTCCGCGCGGCCGTGGCCGATCTGGCCGAGCAAGAGGTGCGGCCTCGCGTTCGTGAGATGGAGGACGCCGGGAAGATCGACCCCGCACTGACCGCGAAGTTCGTCGAACTGGGACTTATGGGCATTGAACTGCCCGACGAGTTCGGTGGCGCCGGCGGATCGCTCATGATGGTCGCCATCGCCGTGGAAGAACTGAGTAAGGTAGACGCATCGGCCGCCATTCAGGTGGATGTGCAGAACACGCTCGTGAACTACCCGCTGTACCGCTACGGCAACGCCGAACAGCGCGCGCGCATTCTGCCGCGCATGACAGCGGGCACGATCGGCGCCTATGCGCTGTCGGAGCCGGGCTCCGGGTCAGACGCGTTCGGCTTGGCCACGCGCGCCGAGAAAGTAGACGGCGGCTGGACGCTGAACGGATCGAAGGCGTGGATCACGAATGGCGGTGAGGCCGATGTGTTCGTGGTGTTCGCGAACACGCGTCCCGACATGGGCTACAAGGGGATCACGGCGTTCATCGTGGAGCGTGGCGCGACCGGCTTCTCGGTAGGCAAGAAGGAACACAAGCTCGGCATCTGCGCGTCGAGCACGACATCGCTGCACTTCGAGAACACGTTCGTGAGTGACGCGAATGTGTTGGGTGACGTGGGCACCGGTTACAAGATCGCGATCGAAACGCTGAACGAAGGTCGCATCGGTATCGGTGCGCAGATGATCGGCGTGGCGCAGGGCGCGATGACGGCGGCGGTGGCGCACTTGAAGGAGCGCAAGCAGTTCGGCAAGTCGCTCGCGGAATTCCAAGGCATTCAGTTCCAGGTGGCGCAGGCGGCTACCGAGCTCGAAGCGGCACGGCTTATGGTGTACAACGCGGCGCGCTTGAAGGACGCGGGCCAGGACATCGCGCGTGAAGGGGCGATGGCGAAGTTGTACTCGTCGCAGATGGCCGAGCGCGTGACGTCGCTGTGCGTGGAGCTGTTCGGCGGGTATGGGTATACGCGCGAGTATCCGGTGGAGAAGTTTTATCGCGACGCGAAGATCGGCACGATTTACGAGGGGACGAGCAATATGCAGTTGCAGACGATCGCGAAGGCGGTGCTTCGATAA
- a CDS encoding endonuclease/exonuclease/phosphatase family protein: protein MRSGKARRVVTVAVVSYAVGMALVAAAVAIAGDSNALGMLLLFGPRWLLVFPWALLVPLSLAARRWVTAAAIVGSVVTLFQVSGFEMPSAQSLRHSIRSVMRSGAGAGKALRVVTYNTDRSATLAQRMDTDLLAWDADVIVMQDCAPEVAAAMQTAGTRYQMFRSSEFCIATRLPMRSPVQLHGSRKEGRAVVFSVEWQGAPIRIGTVHLPSPRTALWAARRGSGDLLEESVQQRAEASGAIAAWMREGERGPIVVAGDFNLPVESQALRHDWMWLRNAFSDAGWGFGHTMFAGRHRVRIDHVLVSREFTVRGARVLSGFPSEHQPVVAELELVP from the coding sequence ATGAGAAGCGGTAAAGCCCGCCGGGTGGTCACGGTCGCGGTGGTCAGCTACGCGGTCGGCATGGCGCTCGTGGCCGCGGCCGTGGCCATCGCCGGCGACAGCAACGCCCTCGGCATGCTGCTGCTGTTCGGCCCGAGGTGGCTGCTGGTGTTTCCGTGGGCCCTGCTGGTGCCGCTGTCGCTTGCGGCGCGCCGGTGGGTGACGGCCGCTGCCATCGTGGGCAGTGTGGTCACGCTGTTCCAGGTGAGCGGCTTCGAGATGCCGAGCGCACAGTCGCTACGACATTCGATACGAAGCGTTATGAGGAGCGGAGCAGGGGCGGGTAAGGCGTTGCGGGTCGTGACCTACAATACCGATCGCTCGGCTACGTTGGCGCAGCGCATGGACACCGACCTGCTGGCGTGGGACGCCGATGTGATCGTGATGCAGGACTGCGCGCCCGAGGTGGCGGCGGCGATGCAGACTGCGGGCACGAGATACCAGATGTTCCGCTCATCCGAATTCTGCATTGCCACGCGATTGCCGATGCGATCACCGGTGCAGCTGCACGGCTCACGCAAAGAAGGGCGGGCGGTGGTGTTCAGCGTGGAGTGGCAGGGCGCGCCGATTCGTATCGGTACGGTGCATTTGCCGAGTCCACGGACCGCGTTGTGGGCCGCGCGGCGCGGGAGTGGCGATCTGCTCGAGGAGAGCGTGCAGCAGCGCGCCGAGGCCTCGGGGGCGATCGCGGCCTGGATGCGGGAGGGGGAGCGTGGCCCCATCGTGGTAGCCGGCGACTTCAACTTGCCCGTAGAGTCGCAGGCGCTGCGTCATGACTGGATGTGGTTGCGCAACGCCTTCAGCGACGCCGGGTGGGGCTTCGGCCACACCATGTTCGCCGGCCGGCACCGGGTGCGCATCGACCACGTGCTGGTGTCGCGCGAGTTCACGGTGCGCGGCGCCCGCGTGCTGAGTGGGTTCCCGTCGGAGCATCAACCGGTGGTGGCGGAGCTTGAGCTTGTTCCGTAG
- a CDS encoding ATP-binding protein, which translates to MSPTRESARLPLFVDRESERAQLRALLKRPGPSLALVTGRRRVGKTYLLINTWPEAQTFYFVAAEGTSTINRRELVQSIARHFALALDPADYPTWRTVFRLLYELRTPEPLVVILDEFQYLMGTKDGVPSQLNAIHDVHRDDRPFVLVLCGSAVRTMEHLNAGDAPLYGRFARTIRVAPFDYFDAAALVPVSSNRERAIAYGIVGGTPRYLRAFQSDRSLQENVAAEVLAPGGQIRMQIESLIDQERGLRKTEEYKAILRAIGAGHTSAQEIASYVDMAHDITSLRRMLDRLVELGYVRAERNFAARRTSPYRYRLDDPALQFHAKMVSLFRSELATYDPAEVWEREIAPARLDTYMGAIFERIAAEGYQRHRQRLGLPMIEHWGRWEGTVTPQRGRGEPRSFEVDIVASLTDGRMLTGAIKWGDLGLDVHAKHLRELAVLADAGQTWAREALRPNAPLLYVTGKTLSADFKERAEQDGHPVYTLTMEDLYHGLMPAVMPAVSGG; encoded by the coding sequence ATGTCACCGACCCGGGAATCAGCCCGCCTTCCACTGTTTGTCGATCGCGAAAGCGAGCGGGCGCAGCTTCGAGCGTTGCTGAAGCGCCCCGGGCCGAGCCTGGCGCTGGTGACCGGACGTCGTCGCGTGGGCAAGACGTACCTGCTCATCAATACGTGGCCAGAGGCGCAGACCTTCTATTTCGTAGCCGCCGAAGGAACCAGCACGATCAATCGGCGCGAGCTGGTGCAGTCCATCGCGCGGCACTTCGCCCTGGCACTCGACCCGGCGGACTACCCGACGTGGCGCACGGTATTCAGGCTGCTGTACGAACTCCGAACGCCCGAGCCTCTGGTCGTGATCCTCGACGAATTCCAGTACCTCATGGGAACCAAGGACGGCGTGCCCTCGCAGCTCAACGCGATCCACGACGTGCATCGTGACGATCGACCGTTCGTGCTGGTGCTCTGCGGTTCCGCCGTGCGGACGATGGAGCATCTCAACGCGGGAGACGCACCACTCTATGGCCGCTTCGCCCGGACGATTCGTGTGGCGCCGTTCGACTACTTCGATGCCGCTGCACTCGTGCCTGTCTCGTCGAATCGGGAGCGCGCCATCGCCTACGGCATCGTAGGCGGCACACCCCGATACCTGCGTGCCTTTCAGTCAGACCGAAGCCTGCAAGAGAATGTTGCGGCCGAGGTGCTCGCTCCAGGCGGGCAGATCAGGATGCAGATCGAATCGTTGATCGATCAAGAGCGGGGACTTCGGAAGACTGAAGAGTACAAAGCCATTCTTCGCGCCATCGGTGCCGGCCACACGAGTGCGCAGGAGATTGCGTCGTACGTCGACATGGCGCACGACATCACGTCGCTACGGCGCATGCTGGATCGCCTCGTCGAGCTCGGGTACGTCCGCGCCGAGCGCAATTTCGCGGCACGGCGCACGTCTCCGTATCGATATCGGCTCGATGACCCGGCGTTGCAGTTTCACGCCAAAATGGTCTCGCTGTTCCGCTCGGAGCTGGCCACGTACGACCCTGCGGAAGTCTGGGAACGCGAGATCGCGCCAGCGCGCCTGGATACGTACATGGGTGCGATCTTCGAACGCATTGCGGCCGAGGGATATCAACGCCATCGCCAGCGGCTCGGACTTCCCATGATTGAACACTGGGGCCGCTGGGAGGGGACCGTCACTCCGCAGCGCGGGAGGGGAGAGCCGCGTTCCTTCGAGGTGGACATCGTCGCGTCACTCACTGATGGACGCATGCTCACCGGCGCTATCAAGTGGGGAGACCTTGGCCTCGACGTCCACGCGAAGCACCTGCGCGAACTCGCGGTGCTGGCCGATGCCGGTCAGACATGGGCACGCGAGGCGCTCCGTCCGAACGCTCCGCTGCTCTACGTAACCGGCAAAACGCTCTCCGCTGATTTCAAGGAGAGAGCCGAGCAGGATGGTCACCCCGTGTACACGCTCACGATGGAAGACCTCTACCACGGGCTGATGCCGGCGGTGATGCCGGCGGTCTCCGGTGGTTGA
- a CDS encoding GNAT family N-acetyltransferase, whose protein sequence is MVTGTIGPLQIRPLERRDCKGGFSCGVPALDAYLPNFAWQHEQRGIARVYVLERMGGESGVLGFYTLSARSVRKADIQEAVTHSLPTFDIPVFYIGSFAVSSSAKRQGYGRQLLGDALYRCVQGAEAVGAHGVYLDSLSDESTSFYRSMGFVAIGSAKTPQPVYLPMTTLRMA, encoded by the coding sequence GTGGTCACGGGCACTATTGGGCCGCTGCAAATCCGTCCGCTGGAACGACGTGATTGCAAGGGCGGATTCTCGTGTGGCGTACCCGCCCTCGACGCGTATCTGCCGAACTTCGCCTGGCAGCACGAACAGCGCGGAATCGCTCGCGTGTACGTGCTGGAGCGTATGGGCGGCGAGTCGGGGGTACTGGGGTTCTACACCCTCTCGGCGAGAAGCGTACGCAAGGCGGACATTCAGGAGGCGGTGACACACTCCCTGCCGACGTTCGATATCCCTGTTTTCTACATCGGCAGCTTTGCCGTCTCGAGCTCCGCGAAACGACAGGGCTACGGCCGTCAGCTGCTCGGCGACGCCTTGTACCGATGCGTTCAGGGGGCTGAAGCCGTTGGGGCGCATGGTGTCTACCTCGACTCGCTGTCTGACGAGAGCACGTCGTTCTACCGCTCAATGGGCTTCGTGGCAATCGGCAGCGCCAAGACGCCTCAGCCCGTGTATCTCCCGATGACCACATTGCGAATGGCCTAA
- a CDS encoding type II toxin-antitoxin system YhaV family toxin, with protein sequence MRRNGWTLLRWQAFATSWDALVSEVVRLKAQDPDGYRDHPSTKFLKRLADVALTEIPSDPSHERYQLGTTLGDDAKFWRRAKFNRRFRLFFRYRSDAKLIVFAWLNDEETLRKSGSKNDPYTVFRSMLERGKPPSSWQELSDACAVWTSDVGKVA encoded by the coding sequence GTGCGGCGCAACGGCTGGACCCTGCTGCGATGGCAGGCGTTCGCGACCTCGTGGGACGCTCTCGTGAGTGAGGTCGTGCGGCTCAAAGCACAGGACCCCGACGGCTACCGAGATCATCCGAGTACGAAGTTCCTGAAGCGCCTGGCTGACGTTGCGCTCACGGAAATCCCGAGTGACCCAAGCCATGAGCGCTATCAACTCGGCACCACGCTGGGCGACGATGCGAAGTTCTGGCGGCGTGCGAAGTTCAACCGCCGCTTTCGCCTCTTCTTTCGCTATCGCAGCGATGCGAAGCTCATCGTGTTCGCGTGGCTGAACGACGAAGAGACGCTTCGAAAATCTGGCTCGAAAAACGATCCTTATACGGTGTTTCGATCCATGCTCGAGCGCGGCAAGCCTCCGTCTTCGTGGCAGGAGTTGAGCGACGCGTGCGCCGTGTGGACGTCCGACGTGGGCAAGGTTGCGTAG
- a CDS encoding type II toxin-antitoxin system PrlF family antitoxin produces the protein MDAALYRDHPEFASGEYVVDVIAPGRLLVRANGHEETVAEVEADPMLGAFLAFMDQQMSSNPTLFTPIDRAQIALIASLVEGVEASDDTAFSDDFHLP, from the coding sequence TTGGACGCCGCCCTCTACCGCGATCATCCGGAGTTTGCCTCCGGCGAATACGTGGTCGATGTGATCGCCCCCGGCCGGCTGCTCGTGAGGGCGAACGGCCACGAAGAGACAGTGGCCGAGGTGGAGGCGGACCCGATGCTCGGCGCCTTCCTCGCCTTCATGGATCAGCAGATGTCCTCGAACCCGACGCTGTTCACGCCGATCGACCGGGCGCAGATCGCGCTCATCGCGTCGCTCGTCGAGGGAGTCGAGGCCAGCGACGACACGGCGTTTTCAGACGATTTCCACCTGCCGTAG